Proteins from one Peromyscus eremicus chromosome 8a, PerEre_H2_v1, whole genome shotgun sequence genomic window:
- the Aldh3a1 gene encoding aldehyde dehydrogenase, dimeric NADP-preferring → MSKIGDVVNRAHEAFNSGRTRPLQFRIQQLEALRRMITEHLPEITAALATDLHKNEWTAYNEEVAHVLEEIDTTIKKLPEWAVDEPVEKTHQTQQDESYIHSEPLGVVLVIGAWNYPFNLTIQPMVGAIAAGNAVVLKPSEVSETMADTLATMVPQYLDKELYPVVNGGVPETTELLKKRFDHIMYTGSTAVGKIVMAAAAKHLTPVTLELGGKSPCYVDKDCDLDVACRRIAWGKFMNSGQTCVAPDYILCDPSIQNQIVEKLKKSVKDFYGENVKESRDYGRIINDRHFQRVIGLIEGQKVAHGGTWDAASRYIAPTILVDVDPQSQVMQEEIFGPVMPIVCVRSLEEAIKFINQREKPLALYVFSNNNKVIKKMIAETSSGGVSANDVIVHITVPTLPFGGVGHSGMGSYHGKKSFETFSHRRSCLLRSLLNEETHKGRYPPSPAKMPRH, encoded by the exons ATGAGCAAGATCGGTGACGTCGTGAACCGGGCTCATGAGGCCTTTAACTCAGGCCGGACTCGCCCGCTGCAGTTCCGAATCCAGCAACTGGAGGCGCTGCGGCGCATGATCACCGAGCACCTACCAGAGATCACCGCTGCGCTGGCGACCGATCTGCACAAG AATGAATGGACCGCCTACAATGAGGAGGTAGCGCATGTGCTGGAGGAGATTGACACCACAATCAAGAAACTCCCAGAGTGGGCTGTGGATGAGCCCGTGGAAAAGACTCACCAGACCCAGCAGGATGAATCCTACATCCACTCGGAGCCCCTGGGTGTGGTCCTTGTCATAGGTGCTTGGAACTACCCCTTCAACCTTACcatccagcccatggtgggtgccATAGCCGCAG GAAATGCAGTGGTCCTCAAGCCCTCAGAAGTGAGTGAGACCATGGCAGACACGCTAGCCACAATGGTCCCTCAGTACCTGGATAAG GAGCTGTACCCAGTGGTCAACGGGGGTGTCCCCGAGACCACGGAGTTGCTTAAAAAGAGATTTGACCACATCATGTACACTGGGAGCACAGCTGTGGGGAAGATTGTTATGGCCGCCGCCGCCAAGCACCTGACCCCCGTCACCCTGGAGCTTGGAGGAAAGAGCCCTTGCTACGTGGACAAGGACTGTGACCTAGATGTGGCCTGCCG GCGTATTGCCTGGGGAAAATTCATGAACAGCGGTCAGACCTGTGTGGCCCCAGACTACATCCTCTGCGACCCCTCCATCCAGAACCAAATCGTGGAGAAGCTAAAAAAGTCAGTGAAA GATTTCTATGGGGAAAATGTTAAGGAGTCCCGTGATTATGGGAGAATCATCAATGACCGTCACTTCCAGCGGGTCATAGGCCTGATTGAGGGCCAGAAAGTAGCCCATGGAGGCACCTGGGATGCAGCTTCGCGATACATAG ctcccaccATTCTCGTGGACGTGGACCCCCAGTCCCAGGTGATGCAGGAGGAGATCTTTGGGCCAGTGATGCCCATCGTGTGTGTTCGAAGCTTGGAGGAGGCCATTAAATTTATCAACCAGCGTGAGAAGCCCCTGGCACTCTACGTGTTCTCCAACAACAACAAG GTGATCAAGAAAATGATTGCAGAGACATCAAGTGGTGGAGTGTCAGCCAATGATGTCATTGTCCACATCACGGTGCCCACTTTGCCCTTTGGGGGTGTGG GGCACAGTGGCATGGGGTCCTACCATGGCAAGAAGAGCTTTGAGACCTTCTCCCACCGCCGTTCTTGCCTGCTGAGGTCTCTACTGAATGAAGAAACCCACAAGGGCAGATACCCACCAAGCCCAGCCAAG ATGCCCCGGCACTAA